DNA sequence from the Oncorhynchus keta strain PuntledgeMale-10-30-2019 chromosome 1, Oket_V2, whole genome shotgun sequence genome:
GTCCATCCAACATGGCGTCGTAGGGATGCTGTATTGTTGTTTTACATGTACCTAGATATGTGACAAGTGGATTCCTCTCGATTTATTACAACTAAACGAACTACACCAACTTGTCAGTCTCGATTCTGCGGGTATGAAAGGTCTAGGAAGACTATGCTGAGATCCACCGGTTTCTTCCGTGGAATTGACTGTCCGTTTTACACGGATAGCTGCAATGGGAAAAGCGGCAAATATGGGTGTAACAGACCATACTGCCACTTCAGACACAGCAAACATAGACGTGCGTCTTATGGCTCAAATGACACTAGAACATCAAAAGAACTTTACTCCAAACAAAAGGGTGATTTGCATTTATTTTGTATTCCTCTAACTtaactatgttagctagctatccagTGTTTGTCGCAGTGGCTGCATAATGTTAGCTACAGTTTTTAGCTAAATATTTTAACAATTgtgaaatataaaaaatatatttcgcCTTACTGAGGGGTTGATAACATCAAATATTGTACATGAAATAAATCCTCAATCGGCTATTCTGTGTAATTCGTTATGGctgcattagctagctaactagctagctagtacaTGTTAACTGTTAGCTAGTAAAGTCAGAGTGAGGTAAGGGGGTGTCCTTATTTTAACCCGTAGAACTCAATGGTTCTTCGTGTTGTGACAAGTCAGGTTTGTTGACAATGGCATTTGAAACCTTATTTCGATGCAAGGTAGGGACATAATATAACATTCAACTGAACTGTTTGAGTACCTTAAAAATGTGGATTATGTTTACCATAGAACATGCTTGACAATTTGCTAATCCTAATTGGTATCTAATGGCTTCCTTTAGAGCAAGGTGGCTATGACCCATTCAACCCAGAGGTAGTAAGACCAGAGGAGCAACAGAATGGGGAGCCTGCTGCTGCAACAGTGGACATGGGTGCCCTCGAGCTTGAGTTGGTCAATCGTGCCATCGAGGCAGTACGCAGTGAGGTGGAGCGGGAAAAGAAGAAGCTCTCACAAATCGGGGACCTGGAATATGACCCTTCTGCCAGTTCTCCTAAGGTGTTGCTGAAACCACTCTCGCAAACTGGAGACCAGAAATATGACCCTACTGCCAGTTCCCCCAAGCTGGTGCCAAAACTACCATCACGATTTGGGGACCAGGAATATGATCCTACTGCCAGTTCCCCCAAAGTGATGGCTAACTGGCCAAAACCACAGGCCGTGGCATCCCACTTGGCGTATGACCCAGGCAGTTATCAGATGACTACAACAGCTGATTATAATCCCACCCCTCGCTCCAGTAAGTACACCTTGGACTCTGACAGCAAGGACAACCATGCCAGCTCCATGGAATATGTGCCCACCTCGGTTACCAAAACAGCTTTGAAAAAGCCTGCTCCTCGAACACGATCTCCTCATCTACCCTCTCCCCCTACTAGTCCTAAGTACTCTAATAATGCAGCCTTCTCCAAGAACAAGTACACAGTGGATAATTCTAAACCATCCACAGACATGGAATATGACCCTCTCTCCAACTATTCAGCTAAAATTGCTGTCAAGGATAAGAAAGACCAGAGGACAGGTGCTTCTAAGGGAGAAGTGAAAAAAAGACCTCACCTGTCAGGGACAGGAAAGCTGTCAACGGATGAGGAATATGTGCCAACCACTAAGAAGCCTCGACAGGTGATACCAGACCCACTGAAGTACACGGCCAGTTTCTCTGAGTCTGATGAGGAGAGCTCTGGGACAGAGTATCGACCCACTTCTCTCAGCCGTCTGCAGAGGAGGAAGAGTAGCAGTGGGTCAGTGGAGGAAGCCTTTGGtccagggaaaggagagaggactgaaAGGACTCTAGGTGGGCTGAAACAACAGAGGAGTCGGGAGGCTAAAGAGCAGGAAGACTCGGAGAACCAGGAAGTAGCAAGGCAAAAAGACAAACCAGAAACTGAAAAAGTGGCAGGTAAAACCAGCCACGTGAAGAGCATCAAAGTAGAGAAGGTGCATAAATCTGAAAAGGAGTCCAGTAAAAAGAGTGGTAGTAGTAAAGAAAAAGGAGCAGGGGACGGTAAGAAAATAAGTGATTCAAAGACATCGAACCACGAAACTGCAAAGAAGGAAAGCAAGAATCAGGgaaagaaagaagaggagaaaatCAAGATAAAGGATAAATCCATAGACAAAGGCAAGGAGGGACAGGAAGAAAAGAGAAGTGATGGAAAGAGAAAGCTAAGGACAGACAAAGTAAAAGGGGCGTCAagcaagagtgagagagaaaaggggggtgGGGATAGTAAAAAACTGAAGACTTCAGACAAGGAAAAGGACTCTTCAAAGTTTAAAGAACACAAGAATGGTAAACATGACAGCAGTGGAAGAGAAAGGGGCTCCAATAAAGTTAGCAAAGGGAGTTCTAACAGCAGTAAAGACAAGGTGAAGAAAAACAGCAGAAGCTTCTTGGATGGCAAAACAGGAAAGGTGAAACAAAGATCTCTGAGTCACGTGGATCTGTTTGGGGATGAGAGTGCAGAGGAGAAACGCgaagaggatgatgaggaggagaaaATTGTGAGGAAGTCAGCTGCTGCTTTCAAGAGGGGGCATTTGAATAAGAGGAATGCCTCAGAGCTCACCCCCTCATCCTCAGAGGATGATGACGTTGGTCCAGAGGATGACAGAGGCTATGATGACATGGATGGTGGTGGGGTGGACTACTCCGGTCTGCAGATGGACATGGACTTTGACCTGGATGAAGACCCAATGGAGGAGTGCTTACGGATCTTCAATGAATCCAAGGATGTGAAGACCGAGGACAAGGGAAGGCAAGCCAAGGTACCCATAGATTGCCATCTCCCTTCATTACAAGTTGTTTTGTACAATATTTCCTTAGGTTAGCATTCACTGCAGTGTATCCTGTTCATACAGGTCAGTAAAAATGTGTGTAACTCATTTTAGAATGGCACTGAATGTAgtgtgtttgtttccaacattctGTTCATTAAATATTGCGTGAAATGTAAATCTGCTCAGTTTTTCCTCTCCCTTCCCAGCCCTCTAAAGATTCTGATGATGAGGATGCCACAGACAGCAATCAAACTACTCTCTTTCCTGGGCAGAAGAAGAGGGTTTCACATTTCTCTGCCAAAGGAAGTGTGAGTTTGTTCTCTGGTATTTACCCACATCTCTATCGTAACCACCGTAGCAAAAAGCCTTTCATTGAATACAAACTGGATTCTGTGTTTCAGACTGAGGCAACACCAAAGCCTCCGCCGTACAGGAGACTGACTGCCCAGGAGATCTGTTACCAGCGCATGCAGATTGCCCAGCAGCAGGCCTCTCAGCTTGCAGCAGCCGTGAAGACTGCCTCTacacccagacccagacccaggccAAGCCTCAGCCCCTTCcctggggagaggaagagagtagccCACCGCCCCACCCCCTTACCATCCTCCTCCAAGTCTGGTATGAATGCTTGGCCTAAGGCCTTTCTATCTTTCACCCCATATATGGTCATGTCATCTAGCACAGGTTTTCCCAAACTCAGTTCTGCCCCCCGCCGCCTGATTCAagtaatcaaagcttgatgatgagttggttatttgaatcagctttgTTGTGcaagggcaaaaaccaaaacgtgtacacaggggccccaggaccgagtttgggaaaccctgatcaAACACGGAGTTTGTATGCATTACGACAGCCCAAAAATATGAGACCAGAAAAGTGTAATTTAAGAACTGTGTTGTTGAGAATGCTTTCTTTATTTGACTACAGGTCTTGTCGAGGCAAAGCTAGCAGGCAGCAGAGTGTTGTCGCCCACCAGGACTCTCCCAGGTGGTGTCTCTGTGAAGGCCCAGACATCAGCCGGCATCTTGTCAAAGACCACCACCACTATTGCACAGAAGAGGGTGGCACACACTCCGACAATGAAGGTAACGCCAGGAATTTATAGTATGTCAGAACATTATCATGAAAACATGACATTTGTGTCTAtttagttattattattaatatgttCTTCTCAGAGCTCTGCAATGAAGCGCCCAGTGATTCCCACTGAGTTTGGAGCCAAAGTGCCCACCAACGTCCGCCAGCGATACCTCAACAACTTTATAGATGAGTGTATGAAGTTCTGCCCCTCTGAAGACTTGGCCTTCCAAATGGTATGTGAGACCACACAGGGTTGAACTGATTTATCATTTAATCTATCCATGTCTACTGTTAAGTATGTGTGCTCATGACACTGCTAGTGGTATCCCATTTTAGAAAAGGGTGGATGAGTTATGTTTGTGAAATATTTGATGTGAGTTGAAGTTCTAACAGTTGATTGTGTCTCTAGGccctggaggaggagaaggtggtgtATGACCGGAGCAGCAGTAAGAACATCTACCTCAACGTGGCAGTCAACACACTGAAGAAGCTACGCAGCAAGAGCAGCTCCCCCACCTCACCCGTTGCCAGTATGTCACTGACACATGCATTAACTATGTAACAATTACAAACAGATGACGTTTGGTGTAGTTGCAGCGCTTTTGTAAGTCGTTGCCCTTttgcacagatctaggatcaaatCTCCCTCCAAAAACGTCAATCTTTACCATTAGGTGAAAAGAACCAAACTGACATAGATCAGAGTCTAATCGGCCTGCTTGTCTTTTTTCAGGGAGCCCTGCAGTGGTGGGGAACAGGAA
Encoded proteins:
- the LOC118390495 gene encoding RNA exonuclease 1 homolog; amino-acid sequence: MLRSTGFFRGIDCPFYTDSCNGKSGKYGCNRPYCHFRHSKHRRASYGSNDTRTSKELYSKQKEQGGYDPFNPEVVRPEEQQNGEPAAATVDMGALELELVNRAIEAVRSEVEREKKKLSQIGDLEYDPSASSPKVLLKPLSQTGDQKYDPTASSPKLVPKLPSRFGDQEYDPTASSPKVMANWPKPQAVASHLAYDPGSYQMTTTADYNPTPRSSKYTLDSDSKDNHASSMEYVPTSVTKTALKKPAPRTRSPHLPSPPTSPKYSNNAAFSKNKYTVDNSKPSTDMEYDPLSNYSAKIAVKDKKDQRTGASKGEVKKRPHLSGTGKLSTDEEYVPTTKKPRQVIPDPLKYTASFSESDEESSGTEYRPTSLSRLQRRKSSSGSVEEAFGPGKGERTERTLGGLKQQRSREAKEQEDSENQEVARQKDKPETEKVAGKTSHVKSIKVEKVHKSEKESSKKSGSSKEKGAGDGKKISDSKTSNHETAKKESKNQGKKEEEKIKIKDKSIDKGKEGQEEKRSDGKRKLRTDKVKGASSKSEREKGGGDSKKLKTSDKEKDSSKFKEHKNGKHDSSGRERGSNKVSKGSSNSSKDKVKKNSRSFLDGKTGKVKQRSLSHVDLFGDESAEEKREEDDEEEKIVRKSAAAFKRGHLNKRNASELTPSSSEDDDVGPEDDRGYDDMDGGGVDYSGLQMDMDFDLDEDPMEECLRIFNESKDVKTEDKGRQAKPSKDSDDEDATDSNQTTLFPGQKKRVSHFSAKGSTEATPKPPPYRRLTAQEICYQRMQIAQQQASQLAAAVKTASTPRPRPRPSLSPFPGERKRVAHRPTPLPSSSKSGLVEAKLAGSRVLSPTRTLPGGVSVKAQTSAGILSKTTTTIAQKRVAHTPTMKSSAMKRPVIPTEFGAKVPTNVRQRYLNNFIDECMKFCPSEDLAFQMALEEEKVVYDRSSSKNIYLNVAVNTLKKLRSKSSSPTSPVARSPAVVGNRKAQSHEEVLGGRLAAKTSFTINRTGKQQEEKLSGVRLYRKLRDYLMTEEQLQEHGYPRPHPERSGRAVVHNVPEKKNVDPFAKVCCRCGAEYKINANGNCVRKEECNHHWGRLRRHKVSGGWETNYSCCSGTVGSPGCSVSKQHVQDGRKESLDGYVQTFEKQLPPDGNGGVYALDCEMCYTKQGLELTRVTVINSELKVIYDTFVKPESKVVDYNTRFSGVTEEDLENATITLRDVQAVILNMFSTESILIGHSLESDLFALKVIHSTVVDTAIVFPHRLGLPYKRALRNLMADHLKRIIQDSVEGHDSSEDACACMELMIWKIREDAKVKR